A single genomic interval of Lathyrus oleraceus cultivar Zhongwan6 chromosome 7, CAAS_Psat_ZW6_1.0, whole genome shotgun sequence harbors:
- the LOC127106564 gene encoding protein LURP-one-related 4-like, with product MAKIYPNQESTTSSQSHDDQCLNKRERYTVWMKSLVLHSNGCTVYDSNGKIVYRVDNYDTKGGREVNLMNLKGNVVCTIKKRLLAFGCWEGHKYHSSNSDSRSDQEQPWFQVKRCLTGKTACEIKVGSQNLCIERMSIGKSFGFRIVNKDGQIIAEAKQKESSSGIVLSNDVLTLDLEGGTDHSLIMALITVYGLIRGKM from the coding sequence ATGGCCAAAATTTACCCTAATCAAGAGTCTACAACATCATCTCAGTCTCATGATGATCAGTGCCTTAATAAAAGAGAGAGATATACAGTATGGATGAAGTCACTTGTTCTTCACTCTAATGGTTGCACTGTCTATGATTCAAACGGTAAGATAGTTTATAGAGTTGATAACTATGATACAAAAGGTGGAAGAGAAGTCAATCTCATGAATCTAAAAGGGAATGTTGTGTGCACCATCAAAAAGAGGTTACTAGCTTTTGGATGTTGGGAAGGACACAAATATCACAGCAGCAATTCCGATTCTAGAAGTGATCAGGAGCAACCATGGTTTCAAGTTAAAAGATGTCTCACTGGGAAAACAGCATGCGAGATTAAAGTCGGGTCCCAAAATTTGTGCATAGAAAGAATGAGTATTGGAAAATCATTTGGTTTTCGGATAGTAAACAAAGACGGACAAATCATAGCAGAGGCAAAGCAAAAAGAGTCATCATCAGGAATTGTTTTGAGTAATGATGTTCTAACTCTGGATTTGGAAGGTGGCACAGATCATTCTCTTATAATGGCTTTGATTACAGTATACGGATTGATACGTGGGAAAATGTAG